From Coriobacteriaceae bacterium, a single genomic window includes:
- a CDS encoding phosphoesterase, which produces MRDIHCHILPGVDDGAADLDESLAMLEAAKRAGVTRIVCTPHCRDPYFDYDKMWDAFELLRDNADGFPLQMGFEVNHRKLVELGIDAAEHLHFDGTNEFLLELSTHADAYAFREYENTIYDLQCRGYQVIIAHPERYRAVQKDVSVAERLVDMGCKLQASADFIAGGRFGREKKPAQRLFDQNLYSFIASDAHNVGHYDCLAKARAKFSVRGAHFR; this is translated from the coding sequence ATGCGTGACATTCATTGCCATATCTTGCCGGGTGTAGACGACGGCGCCGCCGATCTCGATGAGAGCTTGGCGATGCTCGAGGCTGCCAAGCGGGCCGGTGTAACCAGAATCGTTTGCACTCCTCACTGCCGTGATCCCTATTTTGATTACGACAAGATGTGGGATGCCTTTGAGCTGCTGCGTGATAACGCTGACGGTTTTCCGCTCCAGATGGGCTTCGAGGTCAACCATCGAAAGCTCGTTGAGCTTGGTATCGATGCCGCGGAGCACTTGCATTTCGATGGGACCAACGAGTTTCTGCTCGAACTTTCGACGCATGCCGATGCGTATGCGTTTAGAGAGTACGAGAACACGATTTACGATTTGCAGTGCCGTGGCTACCAGGTGATCATCGCTCATCCTGAGCGCTATCGTGCGGTTCAAAAGGATGTAAGCGTTGCGGAGCGTCTGGTCGATATGGGCTGCAAGCTGCAGGCTTCGGCGGACTTTATTGCCGGCGGTCGCTTTGGTCGCGAGAAAAAGCCGGCACAGCGCCTGTTCGATCAGAACCTGTACAGCTTCATCGCGAGCGATGCCCATAACGTGGGTCATTACGACTGCCTGGCGAAGGCTCGCGCGAAGTTTAGCGTGCGCGGAGCTCATTTTCGCTAA
- a CDS encoding D-alanyl-D-alanine carboxypeptidase codes for MKSLTSFAKRSAQLAAGFVCAIALAAGVPTVAGAQVLTTDNVCGKTADARGITAENLPDIDATNALVMGKDGTVYYGRGADEQVKIASITKVMTAILTVENCKMDEKVTVSNAAATVGNSTAGLLEGDELTVEQALRGLMIPSGNDAAVVLAEYVGKKIDPKTKDAEATFVKAMNERAKKLGCTGTVFENPHGLDFDEWAGDMHSTAHDVALMMQEAMKNDTIREVVASEDSWIEVTGADGTDHSHSMDTHNYLLGQDGNIGGKTGTTDDAGYCFTSAYNRDGDEIYTVVLNSTTTDQRFTDTATLANWYYGHKVTVAIANTQEKTANGNPLMARIGQTDWTDKTIDATLADPTAQATVFSLAGEVTEKVSYDDLSGTVHVGDKVGSVTLKQDGTKIAVMDLVADEEGAGPNPIEWLLVKLDRLGRRIDNRPLTAESETVAKAPEV; via the coding sequence GTGAAGTCCCTCACCTCTTTTGCAAAGCGCTCAGCTCAGCTTGCCGCCGGCTTTGTCTGCGCTATCGCCCTTGCCGCTGGCGTGCCCACCGTCGCCGGCGCCCAAGTACTCACGACCGACAATGTTTGCGGCAAAACCGCCGACGCGCGCGGCATCACGGCCGAAAATCTGCCCGATATCGATGCGACCAATGCGCTCGTCATGGGCAAAGACGGCACCGTCTACTATGGGCGCGGCGCCGATGAGCAGGTTAAAATCGCCTCGATCACCAAGGTCATGACCGCGATCCTAACCGTCGAGAATTGCAAGATGGACGAGAAGGTCACGGTGAGCAACGCCGCAGCCACCGTGGGTAATTCGACCGCCGGCTTGCTCGAAGGTGACGAGCTTACCGTGGAGCAGGCACTGCGCGGCCTGATGATTCCCTCGGGCAACGACGCCGCCGTCGTGCTCGCCGAATATGTGGGCAAGAAGATCGACCCTAAGACCAAAGACGCCGAGGCAACCTTTGTGAAGGCCATGAACGAGCGCGCCAAAAAGCTCGGCTGCACCGGCACGGTCTTTGAAAACCCACACGGTCTGGACTTTGATGAATGGGCCGGCGACATGCACTCAACCGCACATGACGTGGCACTGATGATGCAGGAGGCCATGAAAAACGACACGATCCGCGAGGTCGTAGCGAGCGAGGATTCCTGGATCGAGGTCACGGGCGCCGACGGCACCGACCATTCGCATTCCATGGACACGCATAACTATTTGCTGGGCCAAGATGGCAACATCGGTGGCAAGACCGGCACCACCGACGACGCGGGCTATTGCTTTACGAGCGCCTACAACCGCGACGGCGACGAGATCTACACCGTCGTTTTGAACTCCACCACCACCGACCAGCGCTTTACCGATACCGCAACCCTTGCCAATTGGTACTACGGTCACAAGGTGACGGTCGCAATCGCCAACACACAGGAAAAGACCGCCAACGGCAACCCGCTTATGGCGCGCATTGGCCAAACCGACTGGACGGATAAGACGATCGACGCCACACTCGCCGATCCCACGGCGCAAGCGACCGTGTTTTCCCTTGCCGGCGAGGTGACCGAAAAGGTTAGCTACGACGATCTTTCGGGCACGGTGCATGTGGGCGACAAGGTGGGTAGCGTCACGCTCAAGCAGGACGGCACCAAGATCGCCGTCATGGACCTGGTTGCCGACGAGGAAGGCGCAGGGCCGAATCCCATTGAATGGCTCCTTGTGAAGCTTGATCGCTTGGGCCGTCGCATCGACAACCGCCCACTCACGGCAGAAAGCGAGACCGTCGCCAAGGCGCCCGAGGTGTAG
- a CDS encoding CpsD/CapB family tyrosine-protein kinase — protein sequence MAKAKNTDKLVVQNAAKTLLANIRFASVDDPIRTITVTSSIPNEGKSTVSINLAQAIATSGKSVLLVEADMRRRSLSDMLGVRSRGGLYAVLSEQISIDQAIVETGQKNFYFLDAEPHIPNPADIIVSHRFAKLVKALSAKFQYVIFDAPPVGTFIDAAEIASLTDGALFVVREDFTKREEALNAIGQLKKSEKVKLIGTVMNYCETETSEYYYSYYTKDGKKVKKGSDDQGTSKKGIFTNRANV from the coding sequence ATGGCTAAGGCAAAGAACACCGATAAGCTCGTTGTACAGAATGCCGCCAAGACCCTTCTGGCCAACATCCGCTTTGCGAGCGTGGATGACCCCATTCGCACCATCACCGTTACCTCCTCGATTCCCAACGAGGGCAAGTCTACGGTTTCCATTAACCTTGCTCAGGCAATCGCCACGAGCGGCAAGTCCGTGCTCCTGGTCGAGGCCGATATGCGCCGCAGGTCCCTTTCCGATATGCTCGGCGTTCGTTCGCGCGGCGGACTCTATGCGGTCCTTTCCGAGCAGATCTCCATTGACCAGGCGATTGTCGAGACGGGTCAGAAGAACTTCTACTTCCTCGATGCCGAGCCGCATATTCCCAATCCTGCCGACATCATCGTCTCTCACCGCTTTGCCAAGCTGGTAAAGGCACTGTCCGCCAAGTTCCAGTACGTCATCTTTGATGCTCCCCCGGTCGGCACCTTCATCGATGCTGCCGAGATCGCAAGTCTGACCGACGGTGCGCTTTTTGTCGTGCGTGAGGACTTCACCAAGCGCGAGGAGGCGCTCAACGCCATCGGTCAGCTTAAGAAGTCCGAGAAGGTCAAGCTCATCGGTACCGTTATGAACTACTGCGAGACCGAGACCAGCGAGTACTACTACTCCTACTACACCAAGGACGGTAAGAAGGTGAAGAAGGGCTCCGACGATCAGGGGACTTCCAAAAAGGGCATCTTCACCAACCGAGCAAACGTTTAG
- a CDS encoding ATP-binding protein: MTKDDRQAFEVPDRLFEYVRSVVDNRALATVLLFLLSLLLIGIDNIAGILAVLLVGFLLIDRFEIVRRCVVIGGAAWAMTLAIGAMALGGIEGPVLFDAGFVFNMLGFVLALAVCVLFFCGRALYYQGYEQGEQHADCVLAARIQDRLIDHPDTWDNIDGDFLEVEGALNRVRDRERKVQQALRDESHRKDDLVTYLAHDLRTPLASVVGYLSLLQEAPELPVEQRAHFTGVALDKAHRLDALIEEFFDITRFDFHDIVLTRGYVDLGLLLAQVADEFYPILNEQHKEAQVDIREDLTVLVDGDKMARVFNNIMKNAVAYSYEGSTITIEARRQDDGGVRVRFINQGDPIPAAKLKVIFEKFYRLDAARATNRGGAGLGLAIAKEIIAAHGGTVASESTPEHTIFTIELPAA; encoded by the coding sequence ATGACAAAAGACGATAGGCAGGCATTCGAGGTGCCCGATCGACTCTTTGAATACGTGAGGTCGGTCGTCGACAACCGCGCGCTTGCAACGGTGCTGCTCTTTTTGCTGAGCCTGCTGCTGATTGGCATCGATAACATCGCTGGAATCTTGGCGGTGCTGCTTGTCGGCTTTTTGCTGATCGATCGATTTGAAATCGTACGCCGCTGCGTGGTGATTGGCGGTGCCGCGTGGGCCATGACGTTGGCGATTGGCGCCATGGCACTCGGCGGCATCGAAGGGCCGGTGCTGTTCGATGCCGGCTTTGTATTCAACATGCTTGGCTTTGTGCTGGCGCTTGCCGTGTGCGTGCTGTTCTTTTGCGGCCGCGCCCTGTACTACCAGGGCTATGAGCAGGGCGAGCAGCATGCCGATTGTGTGCTGGCCGCTCGTATTCAAGATCGCCTGATCGATCACCCCGACACCTGGGACAACATCGACGGCGACTTCCTGGAGGTCGAGGGCGCACTCAACCGTGTGCGCGATCGCGAGCGCAAGGTGCAGCAGGCCTTGCGTGACGAGTCTCATCGCAAGGACGATCTGGTCACGTACTTGGCACATGACCTACGCACCCCGCTTGCCAGTGTGGTGGGCTATCTTTCGCTGCTGCAAGAGGCTCCTGAGCTGCCGGTTGAGCAACGTGCACACTTTACGGGCGTGGCGCTCGACAAGGCGCACCGGCTCGATGCGCTCATCGAAGAGTTCTTCGATATCACGCGCTTTGACTTCCACGATATCGTGCTCACGCGCGGCTATGTTGATCTGGGGTTGCTGCTGGCTCAGGTGGCTGACGAGTTCTATCCCATCCTCAACGAGCAACATAAGGAAGCCCAGGTTGATATTCGCGAGGACCTGACGGTGCTCGTGGATGGCGATAAGATGGCCCGCGTGTTTAACAACATCATGAAAAACGCCGTCGCCTATAGCTATGAGGGCTCGACTATCACGATTGAGGCCAGGCGCCAAGACGATGGCGGCGTGCGCGTGCGCTTTATCAATCAGGGCGATCCTATCCCTGCGGCTAAGCTCAAGGTGATCTTTGAGAAGTTCTATCGCCTGGATGCGGCGCGTGCGACCAATCGCGGTGGTGCCGGTTTGGGCCTTGCTATTGCCAAGGAGATCATCGCGGCACACGGCGGTACCGTTGCAAGTGAATCGACGCCCGAACACACGATATTCACCATCGAGCTGCCCGCCGCATAG
- a CDS encoding Wzz/FepE/Etk N-terminal domain-containing protein, whose product MTLLELFQLLKKHLKLVITLPVVCAIAMGIVSFIAMDNTYTATTSMYILAKTDDSGQMSYNDLSASQMLSNDIATLLDSDSVKSGAAKELGLTDLDDYKVSVSSETTTRVITLSVTGTDAKETAEVAKAIASSVSTVAQNVGAAQSINVIDEAKTPEAPSGPKRTLYIAVAFLAGIFIAVAYVVLADMLNTRIRGAEEAEELLGIPVVGRIPAMKGGK is encoded by the coding sequence ATGACCCTTCTCGAACTGTTCCAGCTGCTGAAGAAGCACCTCAAGCTGGTCATCACCCTTCCGGTGGTCTGCGCGATCGCCATGGGCATCGTGTCCTTCATTGCGATGGACAACACCTATACCGCGACGACGAGCATGTACATTCTCGCCAAGACCGACGATAGCGGTCAGATGAGCTACAACGATCTCTCGGCGAGCCAGATGCTTTCCAACGATATCGCCACGCTGCTGGATAGCGATAGCGTTAAGAGCGGCGCCGCCAAAGAACTGGGCCTCACCGATCTGGATGACTACAAGGTGTCTGTTTCCTCCGAGACCACCACGCGTGTCATTACGCTTTCGGTTACCGGCACCGATGCCAAGGAGACGGCTGAGGTCGCAAAGGCCATTGCCAGCTCGGTGAGTACGGTCGCTCAGAACGTCGGCGCTGCCCAGAGCATCAACGTTATCGACGAGGCTAAGACCCCCGAAGCCCCCAGCGGCCCCAAGCGCACGCTGTATATTGCCGTCGCGTTCCTCGCCGGTATCTTTATCGCAGTTGCCTATGTCGTTTTGGCAGACATGCTCAATACCCGCATCCGCGGTGCCGAAGAGGCAGAAGAGCTCCTGGGTATTCCCGTTGTTGGCCGAATTCCGGCTATGAAAGGTGGTAAATAG
- a CDS encoding response regulator transcription factor: MIYYVEDDDNIRDLTVYALRKQGIEAEGFSCDGEFKAAVARRVPDAVLLDIMLPDTDGLAIMRRLRADRLTATVPIMMLTAKDTELDKVMALDGGADDYLTKPFSLMELASRCRALLRRGGMVKQASDVLSVGDIVLSPSHREVTVAGEPLKLTLREFDLLEYLMRKPGVVFTRESLLQSVWGWDFDGGSRTVDVHVQTLRQKLGEHASAIETVRGVGYRLAEPSAGDGAEGDDTAATASEE; the protein is encoded by the coding sequence ATGATCTATTACGTCGAGGACGATGACAACATCAGGGATTTGACAGTCTACGCGCTGCGCAAGCAGGGAATCGAGGCCGAGGGCTTTTCGTGTGATGGCGAGTTTAAAGCTGCCGTGGCGCGACGGGTGCCCGATGCTGTGCTGCTCGATATCATGCTGCCCGACACCGATGGCTTGGCGATTATGCGTCGCCTGCGTGCCGATCGCCTGACGGCGACGGTGCCCATCATGATGCTTACCGCCAAGGACACCGAACTCGACAAGGTGATGGCGCTCGATGGCGGTGCCGACGATTACCTGACTAAGCCGTTTTCGCTCATGGAGCTTGCGAGCCGCTGCCGCGCACTGCTGCGTCGCGGCGGCATGGTCAAGCAGGCGAGCGATGTGCTCAGCGTGGGCGACATCGTGCTTTCGCCCAGCCATCGCGAGGTGACCGTTGCCGGCGAGCCGCTTAAGCTCACCCTGCGCGAGTTCGACCTGCTCGAGTACCTCATGCGCAAGCCCGGTGTGGTCTTTACCCGCGAGTCGTTGCTGCAGAGCGTGTGGGGCTGGGACTTCGACGGCGGTTCGCGCACCGTTGACGTGCACGTGCAGACGCTTCGCCAAAAACTGGGCGAGCATGCCAGCGCCATCGAGACCGTGCGCGGCGTGGGTTATCGCCTGGCCGAGCCTTCTGCCGGTGATGGTGCCGAAGGCGACGACACCGCGGCCACCGCATCGGAGGAGTAG
- a CDS encoding GNAT family N-acetyltransferase, whose protein sequence is MDIQLKTGCFDDAALVRRVVFIDEQGYENEFDAIDEDPNCIHVTLYVDGELAGCSRVFPEELERVADAGAPVLPACDMDEGVAAGETYIMGRVAVLPAMRRRGLASAIVEASASCARDAGAKLIKLHAQEYVLPLYAKAGYTQIAPVDYEDEGQPHVWMAKRVDGR, encoded by the coding sequence ATGGATATTCAACTTAAGACGGGATGTTTTGATGACGCGGCGTTGGTGCGCCGCGTCGTTTTTATAGACGAGCAGGGCTACGAGAATGAGTTCGACGCTATCGACGAGGATCCAAACTGCATTCATGTGACGCTCTATGTAGACGGCGAGCTTGCCGGTTGCTCGCGCGTGTTTCCCGAAGAGCTTGAGCGCGTGGCTGACGCAGGGGCCCCGGTGTTGCCGGCATGCGACATGGACGAAGGCGTTGCGGCGGGGGAGACCTACATTATGGGGCGCGTCGCCGTGCTGCCGGCTATGCGTCGTCGCGGACTGGCGAGTGCGATCGTCGAGGCCAGTGCTTCGTGTGCACGCGATGCCGGCGCTAAGCTTATTAAGCTGCATGCGCAGGAATACGTGTTGCCGCTCTATGCAAAGGCGGGCTACACGCAAATTGCCCCGGTAGATTACGAAGACGAGGGCCAGCCCCATGTCTGGATGGCCAAACGCGTAGATGGCAGATAG
- a CDS encoding ATP-binding protein yields the protein MVFAPQGKHTLSHRVFVTIFVCAMAVIVAFTVLGAFFVQNTLADATSANLAQETELIAAALDEQQEPIPFLRSLDREDLRITLINKDGSVAYDNEASPSTLPNHGDRPEVIEAFESGSGSAERASSTLDEIMLYRAVTLDNGQVVRLAQAQPGVAAILLSMLAPMLLIAAAGAVLSFFMARRESRAIIAPLQEVDLDHPRRSYEHAYAEMVPMLERIESQRQELKRQMAVLADNDRMRREFTANITHELKTPLTAISGYAELIANGMVEGEDDLRNFGGRIYREAGRLAALVNDILTLSNLDEAERATEGEAVPIGSTEPIELSRAIYAVEQRLEQVARQANVTISHETKPVVIEGVSRLVDELIYNLASNAIRYNRPGGTVTLQCGTNDEGHPFLAVADTGIGIAPEEQGKVFERFYRVDKSRSKARGGTGLGLAIVKHAALYHHATLDLSSELGVGTTITVTFPIQQDEPFA from the coding sequence GTGGTCTTCGCCCCCCAGGGAAAACATACGCTGTCGCACCGCGTTTTTGTGACGATCTTTGTCTGCGCCATGGCGGTTATCGTGGCGTTTACGGTGCTGGGTGCGTTCTTTGTGCAAAACACTTTGGCGGATGCCACGAGTGCCAATCTGGCGCAGGAAACCGAGCTCATTGCTGCCGCCCTCGACGAGCAGCAGGAGCCCATTCCGTTCTTGCGAAGCCTCGATCGCGAGGATCTTCGTATCACGCTGATCAATAAGGACGGATCTGTTGCCTACGACAACGAGGCGTCGCCTTCCACACTGCCCAACCATGGCGATCGCCCCGAGGTCATCGAGGCCTTTGAGAGTGGTTCGGGTTCCGCGGAGCGCGCAAGCTCTACACTCGACGAGATTATGCTGTATCGCGCCGTCACCCTTGATAACGGCCAGGTCGTTCGCTTGGCGCAGGCCCAGCCTGGCGTTGCGGCGATTTTGCTGTCGATGCTGGCGCCGATGCTGCTTATCGCAGCAGCGGGTGCAGTACTCTCGTTTTTTATGGCGCGCCGTGAGTCCCGTGCCATCATCGCGCCGTTGCAAGAGGTGGATTTGGATCACCCACGCCGTAGCTATGAGCACGCCTATGCCGAGATGGTCCCCATGCTTGAGCGTATCGAGTCGCAGCGCCAGGAACTCAAGCGCCAAATGGCGGTGCTAGCGGACAACGACCGTATGCGCCGCGAGTTCACGGCGAATATCACCCATGAGCTCAAGACGCCGCTTACGGCGATTTCGGGCTATGCCGAGCTCATCGCAAATGGCATGGTCGAGGGCGAGGACGACCTGCGCAACTTTGGCGGTCGCATCTATCGTGAGGCGGGCCGCTTGGCAGCGCTTGTCAACGACATCCTTACGCTGTCTAACTTGGACGAGGCCGAACGTGCAACTGAAGGCGAGGCAGTGCCCATTGGGTCCACGGAGCCTATTGAGCTCTCGCGTGCGATCTACGCGGTTGAGCAGCGTCTTGAACAGGTTGCCCGTCAGGCGAATGTGACGATAAGTCATGAGACCAAGCCTGTGGTCATCGAAGGCGTGTCGCGCTTGGTCGACGAGCTCATCTATAATCTGGCAAGCAACGCCATCCGCTACAATCGGCCCGGCGGTACGGTTACGCTGCAGTGCGGCACCAACGACGAAGGCCATCCGTTCCTCGCTGTCGCCGACACGGGAATCGGTATCGCGCCTGAAGAACAGGGCAAGGTATTTGAGCGGTTCTATCGCGTGGACAAGAGTAGGTCCAAGGCACGCGGCGGAACCGGCCTGGGGCTTGCCATTGTCAAGCATGCGGCCCTGTATCATCACGCCACGCTCGATCTGTCGAGCGAGTTGGGCGTGGGAACCACCATTACGGTGACGTTTCCCATACAGCAGGACGAGCCATTCGCATAG
- the tnpA gene encoding IS200/IS605 family transposase, which translates to MAQKAYSLSHTRWMCKYHIVFTPKYRRKVIYNQIRSDIGEILRKLCEYKGIEIIEGHLMPDHVHVLLAIPPKYSVASVMGYLKGKSSLMIFDRHANLKYKFGNRKFWAEGHCVSTVGLNEATIAKYIREQESHDIALDKLSVKEYEDPFKRR; encoded by the coding sequence ATGGCCCAGAAGGCCTACAGCCTTTCCCACACGAGGTGGATGTGCAAGTACCACATCGTGTTCACGCCGAAGTATAGGCGCAAAGTGATCTACAACCAAATCAGGAGCGACATAGGGGAGATCCTCAGGAAGCTGTGCGAGTACAAGGGGATCGAGATAATCGAGGGGCACCTGATGCCCGACCACGTGCACGTGCTGCTGGCGATCCCGCCGAAGTACAGCGTCGCGAGCGTCATGGGCTACCTGAAGGGGAAGAGCTCGCTGATGATATTCGACAGGCACGCCAACCTCAAGTACAAGTTCGGCAACAGGAAGTTCTGGGCGGAGGGCCACTGCGTGTCCACCGTCGGCCTGAACGAGGCGACGATCGCCAAGTACATCAGGGAGCAGGAGTCCCACGACATCGCGCTGGACAAGCTGAGCGTGAAGGAGTACGAGGACCCCTTCAAGAGGAGGTGA
- the tnpA gene encoding IS200/IS605 family transposase, whose protein sequence is MAQKAYSLSHTRWMCKYHIVFTPKYRRKVIYNQIRSDIGEILRKLCEYKGIEIIEGHLMPDHVHVLLAIPPKYSVASVMGYLKGKSSLMIFDRHANLKYKFGNRKFWVEGHCVSTVGLNEATIAKYIREQESHDIALDKLSVKEYEDPFKRR, encoded by the coding sequence ATGGCCCAGAAGGCCTACAGCCTTTCCCACACGAGGTGGATGTGCAAGTACCACATCGTGTTCACGCCGAAGTATAGGCGCAAAGTGATCTACAACCAAATCAGGAGCGACATAGGGGAGATCCTCAGGAAGCTGTGCGAGTACAAGGGGATCGAGATAATCGAGGGGCACCTGATGCCCGACCACGTGCACGTGCTGCTGGCGATCCCGCCGAAGTACAGCGTCGCGAGCGTCATGGGCTACCTGAAGGGGAAGAGCTCGCTGATGATATTCGACAGGCACGCCAACCTCAAGTACAAGTTCGGCAACAGGAAGTTCTGGGTGGAGGGCCACTGCGTGTCCACCGTCGGCCTGAACGAGGCGACGATCGCCAAGTACATCAGGGAGCAGGAGTCCCACGACATCGCGCTGGACAAGCTGAGCGTGAAGGAGTACGAGGACCCCTTCAAGAGGAGGTGA
- the pstB gene encoding phosphate ABC transporter ATP-binding protein PstB produces MTAAAAAEPTELEELMEAQAEAAHEREVGDATRPTAEDLAASPTRIDVEGIDLFYGDHHALKDVNIKIRDKQITSFIGPSGCGKSTLLRCFNRMNDGIKDCRIEGKIAFDGQDILGDCDICRLRQRVGMVFQRPNPFPMSIYDNVAYGPLGMGVRDRAVLDELVEDSLRRAALWDEVKDKLKESGLGLSGGQQQRLCIARALAVQPDILLMDEPTSALDPVSTLVVEQLACELKETCTLVVVTHNMQQAARISDSVAFFLLGELVEHAPTAQLFKNPSDPRTADYLTGRFG; encoded by the coding sequence ATGACGGCTGCTGCGGCTGCGGAGCCCACGGAGCTTGAAGAACTCATGGAAGCGCAGGCCGAGGCCGCGCATGAGCGCGAGGTTGGGGATGCGACTCGCCCCACGGCAGAGGATCTTGCCGCCTCGCCGACGCGCATCGATGTCGAGGGCATCGACCTGTTCTATGGCGACCACCATGCGCTCAAGGACGTGAATATCAAGATCCGCGACAAGCAGATCACCTCGTTCATCGGGCCTTCGGGCTGCGGAAAGTCCACGTTGCTGCGCTGCTTTAACCGCATGAACGACGGCATCAAGGATTGCCGCATCGAGGGCAAGATTGCGTTCGATGGTCAAGATATCCTGGGCGATTGCGACATCTGCCGTTTGCGCCAGCGCGTGGGCATGGTGTTCCAACGCCCCAACCCATTTCCCATGAGCATCTACGACAACGTCGCCTACGGTCCTCTCGGTATGGGTGTGCGCGACCGCGCCGTGCTCGATGAGCTGGTCGAGGACTCCCTGCGTCGCGCTGCCCTGTGGGACGAGGTCAAGGACAAGCTCAAAGAGTCGGGCCTGGGTCTTTCGGGTGGACAGCAGCAGCGCCTGTGCATCGCTCGCGCACTTGCCGTGCAGCCCGACATTCTGCTGATGGACGAGCCGACCTCGGCACTCGACCCTGTGTCGACGTTGGTGGTGGAGCAGCTGGCCTGCGAGCTCAAGGAGACCTGCACGCTGGTGGTCGTGACGCACAACATGCAGCAGGCCGCGCGTATTTCCGATTCGGTTGCGTTCTTTTTGCTGGGTGAGCTGGTGGAGCACGCGCCCACCGCGCAACTCTTCAAGAATCCGTCCGATCCGCGCACCGCGGATTATTTGACGGGGCGTTTTGGCTGA
- a CDS encoding response regulator transcription factor → MNERILVVDDEKAIADLVGIYLTKEGFDVQVAYSGADAAKAILEQEFDLALLDVMLPDIDGLELLRTIRSSHTYPVIMLTARDAQQDKIEGLSLGADDYVVKPFRPLELIARVHAQLRRYTSYGSRAQVAESPIIQLDGLEINRDARSVMVDGAPVRLTPIEYSILLYLVEHRGSVVAVEDLFRAVWNEDFMPGSNNTVMVHIRHLREKIGDDAQKPRFIKNVWGVGYIIE, encoded by the coding sequence ATGAACGAGCGCATTTTGGTAGTTGATGACGAAAAGGCCATCGCCGACTTGGTTGGTATCTACCTTACAAAAGAAGGCTTTGACGTACAGGTCGCCTATAGCGGGGCCGATGCTGCCAAGGCAATCTTGGAGCAGGAGTTCGATCTTGCGCTGCTGGATGTCATGCTGCCCGATATCGATGGGCTTGAGTTGCTGCGTACGATCCGTTCCAGCCATACCTATCCCGTGATCATGCTGACGGCGCGCGATGCCCAGCAAGACAAGATCGAGGGCCTTTCGCTTGGCGCGGACGATTACGTGGTTAAGCCGTTCCGTCCGCTTGAGCTCATCGCGCGCGTGCATGCTCAGCTTCGCCGCTACACCAGCTACGGTAGCCGCGCGCAGGTGGCCGAGTCGCCGATCATCCAGCTCGACGGCCTGGAGATCAACCGCGATGCTCGTTCCGTAATGGTGGACGGTGCGCCGGTGCGCCTCACGCCCATCGAGTATTCCATCTTGCTGTATCTGGTCGAGCATCGCGGCAGTGTGGTGGCCGTGGAGGATCTGTTCCGCGCGGTGTGGAACGAGGATTTTATGCCCGGCTCCAACAATACGGTGATGGTGCACATTCGCCACCTGCGCGAAAAGATCGGTGACGACGCTCAAAAGCCGCGCTTTATCAAAAACGTCTGGGGCGTCGGCTACATAATCGAATAA